Proteins encoded within one genomic window of Mesobacillus subterraneus:
- a CDS encoding NAD(P)/FAD-dependent oxidoreductase has protein sequence MKEDQKVYDITIIGGRPAGLFTAFYGGMRQASVKIIESLPQLGGQLSALYPEKYIYDVAGFPKVRAQELINNLKEQMAKFEPATALEQSVEKLEKLEDGSIKLTTDKEVHYTKTVIITAGNGAFQPRRLELESAAQYEGKNLHYFIDDLNQFAGQKVAVLGGGDSAVDWALMLEPIAEQVTIVHRRDKFRAHEHSVENLQNSKVDIKTPYVPTELVGDGEKISQIILKDANGEDTVAVDVDAVICNFGFVSSLGPIKEWSLEIEKNSIVVNSKMETNIAGVYAAGDICTYEGKVKLIATGFGEAPTAVNNAKSYMDPKAKTQPLHSSSMFK, from the coding sequence GTGAAAGAAGATCAAAAAGTTTATGACATCACGATTATCGGCGGGAGGCCTGCTGGTCTGTTCACAGCTTTCTACGGCGGAATGAGACAAGCATCTGTTAAGATTATTGAAAGTTTGCCACAGTTAGGCGGGCAATTATCAGCACTTTATCCTGAAAAGTACATATATGATGTGGCCGGTTTTCCAAAGGTTCGCGCCCAGGAGCTGATCAACAACCTGAAAGAGCAAATGGCGAAATTCGAGCCTGCGACTGCTCTTGAGCAATCTGTTGAAAAGCTTGAAAAACTGGAAGATGGATCAATTAAACTGACTACTGATAAAGAAGTTCATTATACAAAAACAGTCATCATCACAGCAGGAAACGGTGCATTCCAGCCACGCAGGCTTGAACTTGAAAGCGCTGCCCAATATGAAGGCAAGAACCTGCACTATTTTATCGACGACTTAAATCAATTCGCCGGCCAAAAGGTTGCGGTATTAGGCGGAGGCGATTCAGCTGTTGACTGGGCATTGATGCTCGAGCCAATCGCTGAACAAGTAACAATCGTCCACCGACGCGATAAGTTCCGCGCGCACGAACACAGTGTTGAAAACCTGCAAAACTCTAAGGTTGATATTAAGACTCCTTACGTGCCAACTGAACTTGTCGGTGATGGTGAAAAAATCAGCCAGATCATTCTTAAGGACGCGAATGGCGAAGATACTGTAGCCGTTGACGTTGACGCAGTCATCTGCAACTTCGGTTTCGTTTCCTCTCTTGGACCAATCAAGGAATGGAGCCTTGAAATCGAAAAGAATTCCATCGTCGTCAACTCGAAAATGGAAACGAATATCGCTGGCGTTTATGCTGCAGGCGACATCTGCACATACGAAGGCAAAGTCAAGCTGATCGCGACAGGATTTGGTGAAGCTCCAACAGCTGTCAACAACGCAAAATCCTACATGGATCCAAAAGCGAAGACACAGCCGCTTCACAGTTCATCAATGTTTAAGTAA
- a CDS encoding NAD(P)/FAD-dependent oxidoreductase, with protein MRKPKIVILGAGYGGLMTATRLQKAVGVNEADIVLINKNDYHYETTWLHEASAGTLHHDKVRYDVRDVIDRHKVEFVQGAVEEIKLDEKRVILENGDIVYDYLVIALGAEPETFGIKGLKEHAFSIVNVNSARQLREHIEYQFATYNTEAEKKDERLTIVVGGAGFTGIEFLGELTNRVPELCREYDVDYHKVKIVCVEAAPMVLPGFDPELVNYAVTTLEKKGVEFKIGTAIKEATPEGIIVAKGEEEVEEIKAGTVVWAAGVRGNSVIEKSGIEAMRDRVKVQPDLRLPGSDDVFIVGDCSLIINEEINRPYPPTAQIAMQQGEVCARNIAALVRGKSEFETFTPDIKGTVCSLGEDDAIGVAFGKKMVGTKASFMKKMIDNRALYMIGGPSLVLKKGKFNVL; from the coding sequence TTGAGAAAGCCAAAGATCGTAATCTTAGGAGCAGGATACGGGGGATTAATGACAGCTACCCGTTTACAAAAAGCTGTTGGAGTAAACGAGGCTGACATTGTCCTTATAAACAAAAATGATTACCACTATGAAACTACATGGCTGCACGAAGCATCTGCAGGAACTTTGCACCATGATAAAGTCCGTTATGATGTACGTGATGTAATCGATCGCCATAAGGTTGAATTCGTTCAAGGTGCTGTAGAAGAAATCAAGCTGGATGAAAAGCGTGTAATCCTCGAGAATGGTGACATTGTCTATGATTACCTTGTCATTGCCCTTGGTGCTGAACCTGAAACTTTTGGTATTAAAGGTTTGAAAGAGCATGCTTTCTCTATCGTCAATGTCAATTCAGCCAGACAACTCCGTGAGCATATCGAGTATCAATTCGCAACATACAATACGGAAGCGGAAAAGAAAGATGAGCGCCTGACAATTGTTGTCGGCGGTGCTGGTTTTACAGGAATCGAGTTCCTTGGTGAACTGACGAATCGCGTTCCTGAACTTTGCCGTGAATATGATGTAGATTACCATAAAGTAAAAATCGTTTGTGTCGAAGCGGCACCAATGGTTCTTCCAGGTTTCGATCCAGAGCTTGTCAACTATGCGGTAACTACACTTGAGAAAAAAGGTGTGGAATTCAAAATCGGTACGGCAATTAAAGAAGCGACTCCAGAAGGCATCATCGTTGCTAAAGGTGAAGAAGAAGTCGAAGAAATCAAAGCTGGCACAGTGGTTTGGGCAGCAGGTGTCCGCGGTAACTCTGTTATCGAAAAATCCGGGATTGAAGCTATGCGTGACCGCGTAAAAGTGCAGCCAGACCTTCGCCTTCCAGGTTCAGACGATGTATTTATTGTCGGTGACTGCTCATTGATCATCAACGAAGAAATCAATCGTCCATATCCTCCGACTGCACAGATCGCCATGCAGCAAGGAGAAGTTTGTGCAAGAAATATTGCAGCTCTAGTACGCGGCAAATCCGAGTTTGAAACTTTCACTCCTGATATCAAAGGAACAGTATGTTCACTTGGTGAAGACGACGCGATCGGCGTTGCATTCGGCAAGAAAATGGTCGGAACGAAAGCTTCCTTCATGAAAAAAATGATCGACAACCGTGCGCTATACATGATCGGCGGTCCTTCATTGGTTCTTAAAAAGGGTAAATTCAACGTTTTATAA